One segment of Thermodesulfovibrio sp. 3907-1M DNA contains the following:
- a CDS encoding adenylosuccinate synthase: protein MPTVVIIGAQWGDEGKGKIVDFLTEKCDYVVRFQGGCNAGHTVVVGDEKYILHLIPSGILHKNKKCIIGNGVVLDPKSLLKEMETLVSKGVEVDNNLYIAKHCHLIMPYHIAIEEQAEKIKKIGTTKKGIGPCYTDKIARNGVRMIDLLYPEVLKNKIQANLEVINFLLKNLYNAEPLNREEIFNQYINYGDKLKKYIADTDILINQAIDSGKNVLFEGAQGTLLDIDHGTYPYVTSSNTVAGGACTGAGVSPIKINSIIGVVKAYTTRVGGGPFPTEIKDELGEHIRQKGGEYGATTGRPRRCGWLDLVGLKHSVRVNAFTGIAITKLDILDGIDKIKVCVGYRYGNTILEEFPKEIEILENCTPVYEELPGWRESTQGIKDYEALPDNAKKYLQFIEDSLKVKIQIISTGQKRDEIIIKESLL, encoded by the coding sequence ATGCCAACAGTTGTTATCATAGGAGCACAATGGGGAGATGAGGGTAAAGGTAAAATAGTTGATTTTTTAACAGAAAAATGTGATTATGTTGTAAGATTTCAGGGAGGATGTAATGCCGGACATACAGTGGTTGTAGGAGATGAAAAGTATATACTTCATTTGATTCCCTCTGGTATTCTTCACAAAAACAAGAAATGCATTATTGGAAATGGTGTAGTTCTTGATCCGAAAAGTTTATTAAAAGAAATGGAGACACTGGTAAGTAAAGGAGTAGAAGTTGACAACAATCTATACATTGCAAAACACTGTCATCTTATTATGCCCTATCATATTGCCATAGAAGAACAGGCAGAGAAAATAAAAAAAATCGGAACAACAAAAAAAGGAATAGGACCCTGTTATACTGATAAGATTGCCCGTAATGGTGTTAGAATGATTGATTTGCTTTATCCTGAGGTGCTCAAAAACAAAATTCAGGCAAATCTTGAAGTTATCAATTTTTTACTGAAAAATTTATACAATGCTGAGCCATTGAATAGGGAAGAGATATTCAATCAATACATAAACTATGGAGATAAACTGAAAAAATACATTGCTGACACAGATATCTTGATAAATCAAGCAATTGACAGTGGTAAAAATGTCCTGTTTGAAGGAGCTCAGGGAACTTTGCTTGACATTGACCACGGAACCTATCCCTATGTTACATCTTCAAACACAGTGGCTGGAGGTGCTTGCACAGGAGCTGGAGTAAGTCCTATAAAAATTAACAGCATTATAGGAGTTGTAAAGGCTTATACTACCAGAGTAGGTGGAGGACCCTTTCCTACAGAGATAAAAGATGAACTTGGTGAACACATCAGACAAAAGGGCGGAGAATATGGAGCAACTACTGGAAGACCTCGCAGATGCGGATGGCTTGACCTTGTGGGATTAAAACATTCTGTAAGGGTAAATGCATTTACAGGCATAGCAATTACAAAGCTTGACATTCTTGATGGAATTGATAAAATAAAAGTTTGTGTTGGATACAGATATGGAAACACAATTTTAGAAGAGTTTCCAAAAGAGATTGAAATTCTTGAAAATTGCACTCCTGTATATGAAGAACTTCCAGGCTGGCGGGAAAGCACGCAGGGCATAAAGGATTATGAAGCTTTACCTGACAATGCTAAGAAGTATCTCCAGTTTATTGAAGACTCATTAAAAGTAAAAATTCAGATTATTTCTACTGGACAGAAAAGAGATGAGATTATCATTAAGGAGTCTCTTTTATGA
- the serA gene encoding phosphoglycerate dehydrogenase: protein MKVLVSDSISSKGVEILKKAGFEVDVKTGLKPEELKAIIGEYDALIIRSATKVTADIIESADKLKVIGRAGTGVDNVDKVAATKKGIVVMNTPGGNTITTAEHAIAMLFSLARKIPQATASMKAGKWEKKKFMGVEIYNKTLGIIGLGRIGSEVAKRMQCMGMNVLAYDPFLSDERAEELGITKTDLDRLFSESDFITIHTPLTAETKYLINKDTIAKMKNGVYIINCARGGIINEKDLYEAIQSGKIAGAALDVFEKEPPEEGYPLIADERVICTPHLGASTVEAQENVAIAIAEQVVDYLINGTIRNAVNFPSIPFDQVPLIRPYLVLLERMGSFASQIFTKSIKQVQIEYLGEISSLNTQALTAAALKGILDPVLGEPVNYVNASFIAKERGIEVKEIRGKEAGDYQSLVKIILIGKDDRAVVAGTLLSRRDPRIVQINDISMEIIPEGNMIFMRNWDRPGVIGNIGTLLGQNNINIGHMHFGRKEAGGIAFSVISIDAPLTEEIIDRIKKLPNILEVKPVYISAN, encoded by the coding sequence GTGAAAGTCCTTGTCAGTGATAGCATTTCTTCAAAAGGGGTTGAAATTTTAAAAAAAGCAGGATTTGAGGTAGATGTTAAGACAGGATTAAAACCTGAAGAGCTTAAAGCAATCATAGGTGAATATGATGCTTTAATTATAAGAAGTGCTACAAAGGTGACTGCTGACATAATTGAATCTGCAGATAAACTTAAAGTTATAGGTAGGGCAGGAACAGGAGTGGACAACGTAGATAAAGTTGCTGCAACAAAAAAGGGAATTGTAGTAATGAATACACCCGGCGGTAACACTATTACAACAGCAGAACATGCAATTGCAATGCTTTTTTCTCTTGCCAGAAAAATACCTCAAGCTACAGCTTCTATGAAGGCAGGAAAATGGGAAAAGAAAAAATTCATGGGTGTTGAAATTTACAATAAAACTCTTGGAATAATCGGACTGGGTAGAATTGGTTCTGAGGTTGCAAAAAGAATGCAGTGCATGGGAATGAATGTTTTAGCCTATGACCCTTTCTTAAGTGATGAAAGAGCAGAAGAACTTGGAATTACAAAGACTGACCTTGACAGACTTTTTTCTGAGTCAGACTTTATTACCATTCATACTCCTTTGACTGCTGAGACTAAGTATTTGATAAATAAAGATACAATTGCGAAAATGAAGAATGGAGTTTATATAATTAATTGTGCTCGTGGTGGCATAATAAATGAGAAGGATCTTTATGAAGCAATTCAATCAGGAAAAATTGCCGGCGCTGCTCTTGATGTTTTTGAAAAAGAACCTCCTGAAGAAGGCTATCCACTTATAGCGGATGAAAGAGTTATATGCACTCCTCATCTTGGTGCTTCTACAGTGGAGGCTCAGGAAAATGTGGCTATTGCAATAGCAGAACAGGTTGTAGATTATCTGATCAATGGAACTATCCGTAATGCTGTTAACTTTCCATCAATTCCCTTTGACCAGGTACCGCTTATCAGACCATATCTTGTATTACTTGAAAGAATGGGAAGTTTTGCTTCTCAGATTTTTACAAAGAGCATTAAACAGGTTCAGATTGAGTATCTTGGAGAGATTTCCTCTCTTAACACACAGGCATTAACAGCAGCGGCCCTAAAGGGAATTTTAGATCCCGTACTTGGAGAACCTGTAAATTATGTTAATGCCTCATTCATTGCAAAAGAAAGAGGTATAGAAGTTAAAGAAATAAGAGGAAAAGAAGCAGGAGATTACCAGAGTCTTGTTAAAATAATTCTTATTGGTAAAGATGACAGAGCAGTTGTAGCAGGGACACTTTTAAGTAGAAGAGATCCAAGAATAGTTCAGATAAATGATATTTCCATGGAGATTATTCCTGAAGGCAATATGATTTTCATGAGAAACTGGGACCGTCCTGGTGTTATTGGCAATATCGGAACTCTGCTTGGACAGAACAATATCAATATTGGGCACATGCACTTTGGAAGAAAGGAAGCTGGAGGCATAGCTTTTTCTGTTATAAGTATTGATGCTCCATTGACAGAGGAAATAATCGACAGAATAAAGAAACTTCCAAATATTCTGGAAGTAAAACCAGTTTATATTTCTGCTAATTAG
- a CDS encoding alanine--glyoxylate aminotransferase family protein — protein MILKKYLLAPGPTPVPPEVLLSMAMPVIHHRSPDFLPILDSAKKRLQWIYQTKNDVLILCSTGTGGMVASVNNFFSPGEKVLVINGGKFGERWVKIAQAYGLNVLEIPVEWGYSVDVNRVDEELKKHTDIKGVFIQASETSTGVYHDVESIGKIVRNYEDTLFIVDSISALVAHDIKTDEWGIDVMVSGSQKGFMLPPGLAFVSVSEKAWKRNEKSKMPRFYFNLKKERENLAKNQTNFTSAVSLIIGLNEALKLMQKEGLENIFRRHAVLARATREAVKEIGLNLFPKGTPSNAVTAIEAPQGIDGQVIYKTLREKHGVTAAGGQDKLKGKIFRIAHLGYADKFDVIVGISALEMTLKELGYPITFGKGVAKAEEIFSKEEVR, from the coding sequence CCAACTCCAGTCCCTCCAGAAGTTCTTCTAAGTATGGCAATGCCAGTAATTCATCATCGGAGTCCAGATTTTTTACCGATTCTTGATTCAGCCAAAAAAAGGCTTCAGTGGATTTATCAGACTAAAAATGATGTTTTAATACTTTGCTCTACCGGCACAGGTGGAATGGTTGCTTCAGTAAATAACTTTTTTTCACCCGGTGAAAAAGTTCTTGTAATAAATGGTGGTAAATTTGGCGAAAGATGGGTAAAAATAGCACAGGCTTACGGATTAAATGTATTAGAAATCCCAGTTGAGTGGGGATATTCAGTTGATGTTAATAGAGTTGATGAAGAATTAAAGAAACATACTGATATTAAAGGCGTTTTCATTCAGGCAAGCGAGACTTCTACTGGTGTATATCACGATGTTGAATCAATCGGGAAAATAGTAAGAAATTACGAAGATACATTATTTATTGTTGATTCCATTTCTGCTCTTGTTGCCCACGATATAAAAACTGATGAATGGGGAATTGATGTAATGGTGAGTGGTTCACAGAAAGGATTTATGCTTCCTCCAGGGCTTGCTTTTGTGAGTGTTAGTGAGAAGGCTTGGAAAAGAAATGAAAAATCAAAGATGCCAAGATTTTATTTTAACCTTAAAAAAGAGAGGGAAAATCTTGCTAAAAATCAAACAAATTTTACATCTGCTGTATCTCTTATTATCGGGCTCAATGAGGCATTGAAACTTATGCAAAAAGAAGGACTTGAAAACATATTCCGCAGGCATGCAGTTTTAGCCCGTGCAACAAGAGAAGCTGTGAAAGAAATAGGACTTAACTTATTCCCGAAAGGCACACCAAGCAATGCTGTTACAGCAATTGAAGCACCACAGGGTATTGATGGGCAGGTTATTTATAAAACTTTAAGGGAAAAACACGGAGTGACAGCAGCTGGTGGACAGGATAAACTGAAAGGTAAAATATTCAGAATTGCCCATCTTGGATATGCTGATAAATTTGATGTAATTGTGGGCATTTCAGCACTTGAAATGACACTTAAAGAGCTCGGATATCCGATTACTTTTGGTAAAGGAGTAGCAAAAGCTGAAGAAATCTTTTCAAAGGAGGAAGTAAGGTGA